The following coding sequences are from one Anguilla anguilla isolate fAngAng1 chromosome 12, fAngAng1.pri, whole genome shotgun sequence window:
- the LOC118209303 gene encoding endonuclease domain-containing 1 protein-like isoform X2 codes for MQVLAALCFLVLAHLPPLRGEVVGSFQDVPDCLDFFYEGWVPEWGAANPNAARLCQRLNNRYHFATLYDTSNRIAIYSAYLFQTKDNKSTENEWCIEPQLVNMSWEKDMKDEKDLKGDKDKVNVYFGERQALDEDYLKSKYDRGHLNPKQHQSGDSRQATFTLTNVVPQTPNLNQKAWNDYETYLQKELKTCSQAYVLVGAIPSADNWIIKNNVKRVNIPDHIWNAYCCLDKNGRPIRSGGATAPNTEKTSVKKHTLSELKAFLSQYQSPVGQLFLNNCGA; via the exons ATGCAGGTCTTGGCAGCGTTGTGCTTCCTTGTCTTGGCACACCTGCCCCCCCTAAGGGGGGAGGTAGTGGGAAGCTTCCAGGACGTCCCGGACTGCCTGGACTTCTTCTACGAGGGCTGGGTGCCCGAGTGGGGCGCGGCCAATCCTAACGCCGCCCGTTTGTGTCAGCGATTAAACAACCGCTACCACTTCGCCACGCTGTACGACACGAGCAACCGCATCGCCATCTACTCCGCCTACCTCTTTCAGACCAAAGACAATAAATCGACAGAGAATGAATGGTGTATAGAGCCACAG CTTGTGAACATGAGCTGGGAGAAAGACATGAAGGATGAGAAGGACCTCAAAGGAGACAAAGACAAAGTTAACGTGTACTTCGGTGAGAGGCAGGCTCTTGATGAGGACTACTTAAAGTCTAAGTATGACCGTGGGCACCTCAATCCAAAACAACACCAATCAG GGGACAGCCGTCAGGCCACGTTCACACTCACCAACGTGGTGCCACAAACGCCCAATCTGAACCAGAAGGCCTGGAATGATTATGAGACGTATCTGCAAAAAGAGCTCAAAACGTGCTCGCAGGCCTACGTTCTGGTGGGCGCCATCCCTTCCGCTGACAACTGGATCATCAAGAACAACGTCAAGCGGGTCAACATCCCCGACCACATCTGGAACGCCTACTGCTGCCTGGACAAAAACGGCCGGCCCATCCGCAGCGGGGGGGCCACAGCTCCTAACACTGAGAAGACCAGTGTCAAGAAGCACACTCTCTCAGAGCTGAAAGCGTTCCTGAGTCAGTACCAATCACCAGTGGGGCAGCTCTTTCTCAACAACTGTGGAGCTTAG